The following are from one region of the Treponema denticola genome:
- the rpsK gene encoding 30S ribosomal protein S11: protein MATVKKRKEKKSIYEGNVYIQATFNNTIITITDLKGNVLSWASSGGLGFAGAKKSTPFAAQTVAETAVQKCQPYGLHEVHVFVKGPGVGRESAIRTLGTMGLKVRSISDVTPIPHNGCRPKKTRRI, encoded by the coding sequence ATGGCTACTGTAAAGAAAAGAAAAGAAAAGAAAAGCATATATGAAGGCAATGTTTATATTCAAGCAACCTTTAATAACACAATTATTACGATAACCGACTTAAAGGGAAATGTTCTTTCATGGGCATCTTCAGGCGGCTTAGGCTTTGCCGGTGCCAAAAAATCGACACCCTTTGCGGCTCAAACCGTTGCGGAAACAGCTGTACAAAAGTGCCAGCCCTACGGCTTGCATGAAGTTCATGTTTTTGTAAAAGGTCCCGGAGTCGGCCGTGAATCGGCTATCAGAACGCTTGGAACAATGGGATTAAAGGTTCGCTCAATCAGCGATGTAACTCCCATTCCGCACAACGGCTGCCGTCCCAAGAAGACGCGCCGAATATAA